Proteins co-encoded in one Streptomyces sp. JH34 genomic window:
- a CDS encoding alkene reductase yields MTSVFDPVDLSGTQLSNRIALAPMTRSRAGEGGTATDLTAEYYTQRASAGLIITEGIQPSVVGQGYPSTPGLHSAEQVASWRKVTDSVHAAGGRIFAQVMHAGRIGHPVLLPDGLVPVAPSPVAAPGQVHTHVGPKDFVEPRELTDAEIRATVGDFVTASRNAIEAGFDGVELHGANGYLIQQFLAPNTNLRTDGWGGSDQARICFAVEVVKAVAAEIGPERTALRISPGNPYNGIEETDPDAVYTALVAELEPLGLAYLHVLEQADTRELTLALRKQFTGTLVINVFSEGPTGPEHHTVIDDGVADIIAYGALFLANPDLPARLKAGGPFNTPDPSTFFGGDAKGYTDYPALDTV; encoded by the coding sequence ATGACCAGCGTGTTCGATCCCGTCGACCTCTCCGGGACGCAGCTCTCCAACCGCATAGCCCTCGCACCGATGACCCGCAGCCGGGCCGGTGAAGGGGGCACGGCCACCGACCTCACCGCCGAGTACTACACCCAGCGCGCCTCGGCCGGGCTGATCATCACCGAGGGCATACAGCCCTCCGTGGTCGGCCAGGGATATCCGTCGACCCCCGGCCTGCACAGCGCCGAGCAGGTCGCCTCCTGGCGCAAGGTCACCGACTCGGTCCACGCGGCCGGCGGACGCATCTTCGCCCAGGTCATGCACGCGGGCCGGATCGGACACCCCGTCCTGCTGCCCGACGGACTGGTCCCGGTGGCACCCTCCCCGGTGGCGGCGCCCGGCCAGGTCCACACCCACGTGGGGCCGAAGGACTTCGTGGAGCCGCGCGAGCTGACCGACGCGGAGATCCGGGCGACCGTCGGCGACTTCGTCACGGCCTCCCGCAACGCGATCGAAGCCGGTTTCGACGGGGTCGAACTGCACGGTGCCAACGGCTACCTGATCCAGCAGTTCCTGGCTCCCAACACCAACCTGCGCACCGACGGGTGGGGCGGCTCCGACCAGGCCCGCATCTGCTTCGCGGTCGAGGTGGTCAAGGCGGTCGCCGCCGAGATCGGCCCCGAGCGGACCGCCCTGCGCATCTCGCCCGGCAACCCCTACAACGGCATCGAGGAGACCGACCCGGACGCCGTCTACACCGCGCTCGTCGCCGAGCTCGAACCGCTCGGGCTGGCCTACCTGCACGTGCTGGAGCAGGCCGACACCCGGGAGCTGACGCTCGCGCTGCGCAAGCAGTTCACCGGAACCCTCGTCATCAACGTGTTCTCCGAGGGGCCGACCGGCCCCGAGCACCACACGGTGATCGACGACGGAGTGGCCGACATCATCGCCTACGGCGCCCTGTTCCTCGCCAACCCGGACCTGCCGGCCCGGCTGAAGGCCGGCGGGCCCTTCAACACCCCGGACCCGTCGACCTTCTTCGGCGGCGACGCGAAGGGCTACACCGACTACCCGGCGCTCGACACCGTCTGA
- a CDS encoding aminotransferase class V-fold PLP-dependent enzyme, with protein sequence METSAIDRVRASEFASETTYLNTSTCGLLPRRAADAVKALVDDNATGRRQGAGDHATVVAARGEFARLVGVGPGRVAVGGSVASHVGLVAASLPSGAEVLAPTGEFSSVVSPFAVRGDLRTRYVPLTELADAVRPGTAVVALSAVQSADGRVADLDAIRAAAAAHGARTLLDASQSAGWLPLDAGAYDYTVTGGFKFLMCPRGTSFLTVTEEAQETLPVLFPGMAAAEDSWGSVYGPVERLAAEARRFDEPVSFLSYHGAEQSLRLLAEVGIAAVHAHATGLAARFREGLASLGHEAVPGASAVVAVPGLGGREPDLAAAGVVVSARAGNLRAAFHLYNTEADVDRALDVLAG encoded by the coding sequence ATGGAGACTTCTGCGATCGACCGGGTCAGGGCCAGCGAATTCGCATCCGAAACCACCTACCTCAACACCTCGACCTGCGGGCTGCTGCCCCGCAGGGCGGCCGACGCCGTCAAGGCGCTGGTCGACGACAACGCGACGGGACGCCGACAGGGCGCGGGTGACCACGCGACGGTGGTGGCGGCGAGGGGCGAGTTCGCCCGGCTCGTCGGAGTCGGCCCCGGCCGGGTCGCCGTGGGCGGTTCCGTCGCCTCCCATGTCGGGCTGGTGGCTGCCTCACTCCCGTCGGGCGCCGAAGTGCTCGCGCCCACGGGGGAGTTCAGCTCGGTCGTCAGTCCCTTCGCCGTTCGCGGCGACCTGAGGACGCGCTACGTCCCGCTGACCGAACTCGCCGATGCCGTCCGGCCCGGGACCGCGGTCGTCGCCCTCTCGGCCGTCCAGTCCGCCGACGGGCGCGTCGCCGACCTGGACGCGATCCGCGCGGCCGCCGCCGCGCACGGGGCCCGCACGCTGCTCGACGCCAGCCAGTCCGCCGGCTGGCTCCCGCTGGACGCCGGCGCCTACGACTACACGGTCACCGGCGGCTTCAAGTTCCTGATGTGCCCCCGGGGCACGTCCTTCCTGACCGTGACCGAGGAGGCGCAGGAGACCCTGCCCGTCCTGTTCCCGGGGATGGCGGCGGCGGAGGACTCCTGGGGCAGTGTCTACGGTCCGGTCGAACGCCTCGCCGCCGAGGCCCGGCGCTTCGACGAGCCGGTCTCCTTCCTCTCCTACCACGGGGCCGAGCAGTCGCTCCGCCTGCTGGCCGAGGTCGGGATCGCCGCCGTGCACGCACACGCAACCGGTCTCGCCGCCCGCTTCCGGGAAGGGCTGGCGTCGCTCGGCCACGAGGCGGTGCCCGGTGCCTCCGCTGTCGTCGCCGTCCCCGGGCTGGGCGGCCGGGAGCCCGACCTGGCGGCGGCCGGGGTGGTCGTGTCGGCCCGCGCGGGCAACCTGAGGGCGGCGTTCCACCTGTACAACACCGAGGCCGACGTCGACCGCGCCCTGGACGTGCTGGCGGGCTGA
- a CDS encoding carbohydrate ABC transporter permease: MSTPSLATPGRRGLPLVPTAALLLGALYCLLPVVWVLVASTKSGSELFSTFTFLPGSGFTDNVADLTEYRDGVYWRWMANSAFYAGVGALLSTAVSAVSGYALAVYRFRGRETVFNILLAGVLMPPVILAVPQYLLMAEADMTDSYLSVLLPLILSPYGVYLARIYAAAAVPADVIEAGRMDGGGEWRIFRTIALPMMLPGLVTVFLFQFVAVWNNFLLPYIMLGDDEKFPVTLGLYTLLQQGSNTPALYTLVITGALLAILPLIALFLVIQRFWSLDLLSGAVKS; the protein is encoded by the coding sequence ATGAGCACCCCGTCCCTCGCCACCCCCGGCCGGCGAGGCCTCCCGCTCGTGCCGACCGCCGCGCTGCTCCTCGGCGCGCTGTACTGCCTGCTGCCCGTCGTCTGGGTCCTGGTCGCCTCGACGAAGTCCGGCAGCGAGCTGTTCTCCACCTTCACCTTCCTGCCCGGTTCCGGCTTCACGGACAACGTCGCCGATCTGACGGAGTACCGCGACGGGGTGTACTGGAGGTGGATGGCCAACTCGGCCTTCTACGCCGGGGTGGGCGCCCTGCTCTCCACCGCGGTGTCCGCGGTCTCCGGGTACGCGCTGGCCGTGTACCGCTTCCGCGGCAGGGAGACCGTCTTCAACATCCTGCTCGCCGGGGTGCTGATGCCTCCGGTGATCCTGGCCGTGCCGCAGTACCTGCTGATGGCCGAGGCGGACATGACCGACTCCTACCTGTCGGTGCTGCTGCCGCTGATCCTCTCCCCGTACGGCGTGTACCTCGCCCGGATCTACGCGGCGGCCGCCGTGCCGGCCGATGTGATCGAGGCCGGGCGGATGGACGGCGGCGGCGAGTGGCGGATCTTCCGGACCATCGCCCTGCCGATGATGCTGCCGGGGCTGGTCACGGTGTTCCTGTTCCAGTTCGTGGCGGTATGGAACAACTTCCTCCTGCCCTACATCATGCTCGGCGACGACGAGAAGTTCCCGGTCACCCTGGGGCTCTACACGCTGCTCCAGCAGGGCTCGAACACCCCGGCGCTCTACACGCTGGTGATCACGGGCGCACTCCTGGCGATCCTCCCGCTGATCGCCCTGTTCCTCGTGATCCAGCGGTTCTGGAGCCTCGACCTGCTCTCCGGCGCCGTAAAGTCCTGA
- a CDS encoding sugar ABC transporter permease codes for MTRTPRRKAYGVKSAPYAFLVPATLLFLLFFALPIGYAVHLSFRRTEVRGLGLGKGARDEVWAGLSNYTDALSDPELLDGALRILGYGAIVVPVMLGLALLFALLLDTDGLRARGFSRLAIFLPYGIPGVIAALMWGFLYLPDVSPFLYLLDAMGLPQPDLLDGGPLYLSLANIAVWGGTGFNMIVIYTSLRAIPVEVFEAARIDGCSQLQIALRIKIPMVAPSLILTFFFSIIATLQVFSEPTTLKPLTNSLSTTWSPLMKVYQDAFVNNDIHAAAAQAVVIAVATLALSFGFLKAANSRTKQGDSR; via the coding sequence GTGACACGCACACCGCGCCGGAAGGCGTACGGGGTCAAGAGCGCCCCGTACGCCTTCCTGGTCCCCGCCACCCTCCTGTTCCTGCTCTTCTTCGCCCTGCCCATCGGCTACGCGGTCCACCTCAGCTTCCGCAGGACCGAGGTCAGGGGACTCGGCCTCGGCAAGGGCGCACGGGACGAGGTCTGGGCCGGCCTGTCCAACTACACCGACGCGCTCTCCGACCCGGAGCTGCTGGACGGAGCGCTGCGCATCCTCGGCTACGGCGCGATCGTCGTCCCGGTGATGCTCGGCCTCGCCCTGCTCTTCGCCCTGCTGCTCGACACCGACGGGCTCCGGGCGCGCGGCTTCAGCAGGCTGGCGATCTTCCTGCCGTACGGGATCCCGGGCGTCATCGCGGCGCTGATGTGGGGCTTCCTGTACCTGCCGGACGTGAGCCCGTTCCTGTACCTGCTCGACGCCATGGGGCTCCCGCAGCCCGATCTGCTGGACGGCGGGCCGCTGTACCTCTCGCTCGCCAACATCGCCGTGTGGGGCGGTACCGGCTTCAACATGATCGTGATCTACACCTCGCTGCGGGCCATCCCCGTCGAGGTCTTCGAGGCCGCGCGGATCGACGGCTGCTCGCAGCTGCAGATCGCGCTGCGCATCAAGATCCCGATGGTGGCGCCGTCCCTGATCCTGACCTTCTTCTTCTCGATCATCGCGACGCTCCAGGTCTTCAGTGAGCCCACCACGCTGAAGCCGCTGACCAACTCGCTCTCCACCACCTGGAGTCCGCTGATGAAGGTCTACCAGGACGCCTTCGTCAACAACGACATCCATGCGGCCGCCGCCCAGGCGGTCGTCATCGCCGTGGCCACCCTCGCCCTGTCGTTCGGCTTCCTCAAGGCGGCCAACTCCCGTACGAAGCAGGGAGACTCCCGATGA
- a CDS encoding beta-galactosidase, giving the protein MPHSESAPYPVGLHKLAFGGDYNPEQWPEEVWHEDVRLMREAGVTMVSVGIFSWALLEPEPGTYDFGWLDRLLDLLHVNGIRADLGTPTVAPPAWFYRAHPEALPVSRDGVRYAFGSRGAICHSSAPYRAAAANITEQLARRYASHPALAMWHVHNEYGVPVSACYCDSCGAHFRRWLLARHGSADAVNEAWGTAFWGQRYRTLDDIDPPRATPTVGNPAQQLDYARFADATMRENFTAERDILHRLAPGIPVTTNFMTALSQCESVDYWAWGREVDIVSNDHYLITDGRRTHVNLAMAADLTRSVAGGAPWLLLEHSTSGVNWQPRNPAKRPGEMARNSLAHVARGSEGAMFFQWRQSRRGAEKFHSAMVPHAGTDSRIWREVSALGAGLGLLEGIRGTRTVADVAMLWDWQSWWAQSLEWRPSEQHDARERADTFYASLFDRHLTVDFAHPDADLSAYPLVVVPALYLATEETGRNLRRYVEGGGTLVVSYFSGIVDTDDAVHPGAYPGPLRDVLGLNVEEFAPLDEGGTVRLITPEGAPEGPELTGDLWSDVVIPRGAETLWSYADGIPAGRPAVTRNRLGEGTAWYISTRLSGADLDAVLDRAAADARIEPRTSLPHDVEVVRRVGDTGSYLFVINHTEAEAVVALDAPGTELLTGEPAVDKLAVPAGAVRVVRLDG; this is encoded by the coding sequence ATGCCGCACTCAGAATCCGCGCCCTACCCGGTCGGCCTGCACAAACTGGCCTTCGGCGGCGACTACAACCCCGAGCAGTGGCCCGAAGAGGTCTGGCACGAGGACGTACGCCTGATGCGGGAGGCGGGCGTGACCATGGTCAGCGTCGGGATCTTCTCCTGGGCGCTGCTGGAACCCGAGCCGGGCACCTACGACTTCGGCTGGCTCGACCGCCTCCTGGACCTGCTGCACGTCAACGGCATCCGCGCCGACCTCGGCACCCCCACCGTCGCCCCGCCCGCCTGGTTCTACCGCGCCCACCCCGAGGCCCTGCCCGTCAGCCGGGACGGCGTCCGCTACGCCTTCGGGTCGCGCGGAGCCATCTGCCACAGCTCCGCCCCCTACCGCGCGGCGGCCGCGAACATCACCGAACAGCTCGCCCGCCGTTACGCGAGCCACCCCGCGCTCGCCATGTGGCACGTCCACAACGAGTACGGCGTCCCGGTCAGCGCCTGCTACTGCGACAGCTGCGGCGCGCACTTCCGCCGCTGGCTCCTCGCCCGGCACGGCTCGGCCGACGCGGTCAACGAGGCCTGGGGAACCGCCTTCTGGGGCCAGCGCTACCGGACCCTCGACGACATCGACCCGCCCCGCGCCACCCCGACGGTGGGCAACCCGGCCCAGCAGCTGGACTACGCCCGCTTCGCCGACGCCACGATGCGGGAGAACTTCACCGCGGAACGCGACATCCTGCACCGGCTCGCCCCCGGCATCCCGGTCACCACCAACTTCATGACCGCGCTCAGCCAGTGCGAGTCCGTCGACTACTGGGCCTGGGGCCGCGAGGTCGACATCGTCTCCAACGACCACTACCTGATCACCGACGGCCGCCGCACCCACGTCAACCTCGCCATGGCCGCCGACCTCACCCGCTCCGTGGCGGGCGGTGCTCCCTGGCTGCTGCTGGAGCACTCCACCAGCGGCGTCAACTGGCAGCCCCGCAACCCCGCGAAGCGTCCCGGCGAGATGGCCCGCAACAGCCTCGCCCACGTCGCCCGCGGATCGGAGGGCGCGATGTTCTTCCAGTGGCGGCAGTCCAGGCGCGGCGCCGAGAAGTTCCACTCCGCGATGGTCCCGCACGCCGGCACCGACTCACGGATCTGGCGCGAGGTCAGCGCGCTCGGCGCCGGACTCGGCCTCCTGGAGGGCATCCGGGGCACCCGGACCGTCGCCGACGTGGCGATGCTCTGGGACTGGCAGTCCTGGTGGGCGCAGAGCCTGGAGTGGCGTCCCAGCGAGCAGCACGACGCCCGCGAGCGCGCCGACACCTTCTACGCCTCGCTCTTCGACCGCCACCTCACCGTCGACTTCGCCCACCCGGACGCCGACCTCAGCGCCTACCCCCTGGTCGTCGTCCCGGCCCTCTACCTGGCCACCGAGGAGACCGGCCGCAACCTGCGCCGCTACGTCGAGGGGGGTGGCACCCTCGTCGTCTCCTACTTCTCCGGCATCGTCGACACCGACGACGCCGTGCACCCCGGGGCCTATCCGGGCCCGCTCCGGGACGTACTCGGCCTGAACGTCGAGGAGTTCGCACCGCTCGACGAGGGCGGCACCGTCCGCCTGATCACCCCCGAAGGTGCGCCCGAGGGCCCGGAGCTGACCGGCGACCTCTGGTCGGACGTGGTGATCCCGCGCGGCGCCGAGACACTCTGGTCGTACGCCGACGGGATCCCGGCAGGCCGGCCCGCCGTCACCCGCAACAGGCTCGGCGAGGGCACCGCCTGGTACATCTCCACCCGGCTCTCCGGCGCCGACCTGGACGCCGTCCTGGACCGTGCCGCCGCCGACGCCCGCATCGAGCCCCGCACGAGCCTGCCCCACGACGTCGAGGTCGTGCGCCGGGTCGGCGACACCGGCAGCTACCTCTTCGTGATCAACCACACCGAGGCCGAGGCGGTGGTGGCGCTCGACGCCCCCGGCACCGAACTCCTCACCGGCGAGCCGGCCGTGGACAAGCTCGCCGTTCCGGCGGGCGCGGTCCGTGTCGTACGGCTCGACGGCTGA
- a CDS encoding extracellular solute-binding protein — protein MKYRIVAVSTAAALAATALLSGCGSDDGGDEPAASGPASLTYWAWAPGLDKVADIWNKGPGKEAGITVTVKKQASGDDLVTKIITAAKAHKAPDLVQAEYQALPTLVSNDVLADISDEAGDAKGEFADGIWQQATLGSDALYALPQDSGPLMFYYRQDLFEQYGLTVPTTWDEFAETARALKKKAPDKDLTTFSSNDSGLFAGLAQQAGAKWWTTGGDKWKVAIDDPATQKVADFWGGLVKEGAIDNQPMYTPAWNKALNTGKQVAWVSAVWAPGTLTTAAPETKGKWAMAPLPQWTAGENVTGSWGGSSTAVTNDSKNKKAAATFAKWLNTDPTALAALVKEGGIYPAATAAQTGGALSKAPDYFSNQPAFYTEAAEIAQGTAPAAWGPNVNVAYSAFKDNFAAAAKNRSDFGPALTAMQDATVADLEKQGFGVSE, from the coding sequence ATGAAATACCGCATTGTCGCGGTGTCCACCGCCGCAGCTCTCGCCGCAACCGCCCTGCTCTCGGGGTGCGGCTCGGACGACGGCGGCGACGAACCGGCCGCTTCCGGGCCCGCCTCGCTGACGTACTGGGCTTGGGCCCCCGGCCTGGACAAGGTCGCCGACATCTGGAACAAGGGCCCCGGCAAGGAGGCCGGCATCACCGTCACGGTGAAGAAGCAGGCCTCGGGTGACGACCTGGTCACCAAGATCATCACGGCGGCCAAGGCCCACAAGGCCCCCGACCTGGTCCAGGCGGAGTACCAGGCACTCCCCACCCTGGTCTCCAACGACGTCCTCGCGGACATATCCGATGAGGCGGGCGACGCGAAGGGCGAGTTCGCCGACGGGATCTGGCAGCAGGCCACCCTCGGCTCGGACGCCCTGTACGCCCTTCCGCAGGACTCCGGCCCGCTGATGTTCTACTACCGCCAGGACCTGTTCGAGCAGTACGGCCTGACCGTGCCGACCACCTGGGACGAGTTCGCCGAGACCGCCCGCGCGCTGAAGAAGAAGGCGCCGGACAAGGACCTCACCACCTTCTCCTCCAACGACTCGGGCCTCTTCGCCGGTCTCGCCCAGCAGGCGGGCGCGAAGTGGTGGACCACGGGCGGCGACAAGTGGAAGGTCGCGATCGACGACCCGGCCACGCAGAAGGTCGCGGACTTCTGGGGCGGCCTCGTCAAGGAGGGGGCCATCGACAACCAGCCGATGTACACCCCGGCCTGGAACAAGGCGCTCAACACCGGCAAGCAGGTCGCCTGGGTCAGCGCCGTCTGGGCGCCGGGCACCCTGACCACCGCGGCGCCCGAGACGAAGGGCAAGTGGGCGATGGCCCCGCTCCCCCAGTGGACCGCCGGTGAGAACGTCACCGGCAGCTGGGGCGGCTCCTCCACCGCCGTCACCAACGACTCCAAGAACAAGAAGGCCGCCGCCACCTTCGCGAAGTGGCTGAACACGGACCCGACGGCACTCGCCGCGCTGGTGAAGGAGGGCGGCATCTACCCCGCGGCCACGGCAGCCCAGACCGGTGGCGCCCTGTCGAAGGCTCCGGACTACTTCTCCAACCAGCCCGCCTTCTACACCGAGGCCGCCGAGATCGCCCAGGGCACCGCCCCCGCGGCCTGGGGACCGAACGTCAACGTCGCGTACAGCGCCTTCAAGGACAACTTCGCCGCGGCCGCCAAGAACAGGTCGGACTTCGGCCCCGCGCTGACCGCCATGCAGGACGCCACCGTCGCGGACCTGGAGAAGCAGGGCTTCGGGGTCTCGGAGTGA
- a CDS encoding arabinogalactan endo-1,4-beta-galactosidase: protein MYGTTHIRARAAGAVAALSGLVFAALPAQAAHAATTPVDTGFESGATGWSTYSAGGHDAASFTEAGGHGGSTRLSHWSASAYKVETYQYLNGLADGTYTLSAWVRSGGGQKSAYIALRNCGSAEQRTDLPPTADGAWIRLVTSVKVTGGACTISLNSDAHAGEWANFDDITFTPGSTGLSVRGGDLSTLPKNEAHGATYRDASGTAGDAIRILKSSGMNYVRLKVWVNPADGYNDKARVLAMAKRAKALGMKTLIDFHYSDAWADPGKQNKPAAWAGHSHAQLRTDVYNHTYDVLKALKAQGTTADMVQIGNEINGGMLWPEGSTDNWSQLAGLITSGANAAKAVSSGTKVALHLAEGGDNAGTRWWFDNAVARKVPFDVIALSYYGYWHGSLSELQTNLDDAASRYGKPVLVAETAYAHTLADDDGLENNVATASQLVNGYPATPAGQAANLRDVMNVVEAVPDGRGLGAVYWEPAWTAVTGSGWDPADPASGNAWENQAVFDYDGKLLPAAAWFSHR, encoded by the coding sequence ATGTACGGAACGACGCACATCCGCGCGAGAGCGGCCGGGGCGGTGGCCGCCCTCTCCGGTCTCGTGTTCGCCGCACTCCCCGCTCAGGCCGCCCACGCCGCCACCACCCCGGTCGACACCGGTTTCGAGTCCGGGGCCACCGGCTGGTCGACGTACTCGGCCGGAGGCCATGACGCCGCCTCCTTCACCGAGGCGGGCGGCCACGGCGGCAGCACCCGGCTCAGCCACTGGTCGGCCTCGGCGTACAAGGTCGAGACCTACCAGTACCTGAACGGCCTGGCCGACGGCACGTACACCCTCAGCGCCTGGGTGCGCTCGGGCGGCGGCCAGAAGTCCGCCTACATCGCCCTGCGCAACTGCGGCTCCGCCGAGCAGCGCACCGACCTGCCCCCGACCGCGGACGGCGCGTGGATCCGGCTCGTCACCTCCGTCAAGGTGACCGGCGGGGCCTGCACGATCAGCCTCAACTCCGACGCGCACGCGGGGGAGTGGGCGAACTTCGACGACATCACCTTCACTCCCGGGAGCACCGGGCTGAGCGTCAGGGGCGGGGACCTCTCCACCCTCCCGAAGAACGAGGCACACGGCGCCACGTACCGCGACGCGAGCGGCACGGCGGGGGACGCCATACGCATCCTCAAGAGCTCCGGGATGAACTACGTACGCCTCAAGGTGTGGGTGAACCCGGCCGACGGCTACAACGACAAGGCCCGGGTCCTCGCCATGGCCAAGCGTGCCAAGGCCCTCGGCATGAAGACCCTGATCGACTTCCACTACTCCGACGCCTGGGCCGACCCCGGCAAGCAGAACAAGCCCGCCGCCTGGGCGGGGCACAGCCACGCCCAGCTCCGCACCGACGTCTACAACCACACCTACGACGTGCTGAAAGCCCTCAAGGCCCAGGGCACCACGGCCGACATGGTGCAGATCGGCAACGAGATCAACGGCGGGATGCTCTGGCCCGAGGGCTCCACCGACAACTGGTCCCAGCTGGCGGGCCTGATCACCTCGGGGGCGAACGCGGCCAAGGCGGTCTCCTCCGGCACGAAGGTGGCGCTGCACCTCGCCGAGGGCGGTGACAACGCGGGCACGCGCTGGTGGTTCGACAACGCCGTGGCGCGGAAGGTGCCCTTCGACGTCATCGCCCTCTCCTACTACGGCTACTGGCACGGCTCGCTGTCCGAGCTCCAGACCAACCTCGACGACGCCGCCTCCCGTTACGGGAAGCCGGTGCTGGTCGCCGAGACGGCCTACGCCCACACGCTCGCCGACGACGACGGCCTCGAGAACAACGTGGCCACCGCGAGCCAGCTGGTCAACGGCTACCCGGCGACCCCGGCCGGCCAGGCGGCGAACCTCCGCGACGTCATGAACGTCGTCGAGGCCGTCCCGGACGGCAGGGGGCTCGGCGCGGTGTACTGGGAGCCGGCCTGGACCGCCGTCACCGGCAGCGGCTGGGACCCGGCCGACCCGGCGTCGGGCAACGCGTGGGAGAACCAGGCGGTGTTCGACTACGACGGCAAGCTGCTGCCGGCCGCCGCCTGGTTCTCGCACCGGTAG
- a CDS encoding LacI family DNA-binding transcriptional regulator: MSRTEHNGAGRRRPPTIHDVAREAGVSRGTVSRVLNGGHNVSPAALEAVQSAIRRTGYTVNRHARSLITGRSDSVAFLLTEPQERFFEDPNFNVLLRGCTAALAAHDVPLLLMIAGTEAERRRNMRYIAGHVDGVLLVSSHSGDPVAAQLHEAGVPLVACGKPLGQGSRVSYVAADDRNGARDMVRFLHQSGRRRIATVTGPLDTPGGVDRLAGYRETLAECGLPADESLVVPGDYSRAGGEAAAALLLERAPDVDAVFVASDLMAQGVLSTLERAGRRVPQDIAVGGFDDSPAALAARPELTTVRQPWDRISAEMVRVLLAQIGGEDPAAVILPTELVRRESA, encoded by the coding sequence ATGAGCCGCACAGAACACAACGGCGCCGGACGCCGCAGGCCGCCGACGATCCACGACGTCGCCCGGGAGGCCGGGGTCTCCCGGGGCACGGTCTCGCGGGTGCTCAACGGCGGTCACAACGTCAGCCCGGCGGCGCTCGAAGCGGTTCAGTCCGCCATCCGCCGGACCGGCTACACCGTGAACCGGCACGCCCGGTCGCTGATCACCGGACGCTCCGACTCGGTGGCGTTCCTGCTGACGGAACCCCAGGAACGCTTCTTCGAGGACCCGAACTTCAACGTGCTGCTGCGCGGCTGCACCGCCGCGCTCGCCGCGCACGACGTCCCCTTGCTGCTGATGATCGCGGGCACCGAGGCCGAACGCCGCCGCAACATGCGGTACATCGCCGGGCACGTGGACGGGGTACTGCTGGTCTCCAGCCACTCCGGCGACCCGGTGGCCGCGCAGCTGCACGAGGCGGGAGTACCCCTGGTGGCCTGCGGGAAGCCGCTCGGGCAGGGGTCGCGGGTCAGCTACGTCGCGGCGGACGACCGCAACGGCGCCCGGGACATGGTCCGCTTCCTGCACCAGTCGGGGCGCCGCCGGATCGCCACGGTCACGGGGCCGCTGGACACCCCGGGCGGCGTGGACCGGCTCGCCGGGTACCGCGAGACGCTCGCCGAGTGCGGGCTGCCGGCCGACGAGAGCCTGGTCGTGCCGGGCGACTACAGCCGGGCGGGCGGTGAGGCCGCGGCGGCGCTGCTGCTGGAACGGGCGCCCGACGTGGACGCGGTGTTCGTCGCGTCCGACCTGATGGCGCAGGGAGTACTGAGCACGCTGGAGCGGGCGGGCCGGCGGGTACCGCAGGACATCGCGGTGGGCGGTTTCGACGACTCCCCCGCGGCACTCGCGGCCCGCCCGGAGCTGACGACGGTCCGCCAGCCGTGGGACCGGATCAGCGCGGAGATGGTGCGGGTGCTGCTGGCGCAGATCGGCGGGGAGGACCCGGCCGCGGTCATACTCCCCACGGAGCTGGTGCGCCGGGAATCCGCGTAG
- a CDS encoding MarR family winged helix-turn-helix transcriptional regulator: MQADDNAPADSACTGGLPSAALGGPVSHAVSRVARLHRITAGRMLKGLGLYPGQEFLMMHLWDTGAVRQADLIRAMDLDPSTVTKMLQRLEQAGHVHRRPDPDDRRAVLVEATEKSCALRTEVRDAWSGLEDHTLAGLRPAERAELIRLLAKVEENLCHEAGDCPGG, translated from the coding sequence ATGCAGGCCGACGACAACGCCCCCGCCGACTCCGCCTGCACCGGCGGGCTGCCGAGCGCGGCCCTCGGCGGCCCCGTCAGCCACGCCGTCTCACGGGTCGCCAGGCTGCACAGGATCACGGCGGGCCGGATGCTCAAGGGGCTCGGGCTCTACCCGGGGCAGGAGTTCCTGATGATGCACCTCTGGGACACCGGGGCGGTGCGCCAGGCCGATCTGATCAGGGCGATGGACCTCGACCCGTCCACCGTGACCAAGATGCTCCAACGCCTCGAGCAGGCCGGGCACGTGCACCGCCGCCCCGACCCCGACGACCGGCGGGCCGTCCTGGTCGAGGCGACGGAGAAGAGCTGCGCACTGCGCACGGAGGTGCGCGACGCCTGGTCGGGGCTGGAGGACCACACCCTCGCCGGTCTGCGGCCCGCCGAGCGCGCGGAGCTGATCCGGCTGCTCGCCAAGGTGGAGGAGAACCTCTGCCACGAGGCCGGGGACTGCCCCGGGGGGTAA